The Euphorbia lathyris chromosome 2, ddEupLath1.1, whole genome shotgun sequence genome includes a window with the following:
- the LOC136220069 gene encoding serine/threonine-protein kinase 1-like translates to METPPAEELLKKIQELEAGQAHLREEMTKLKVTSDPKSDQHLQYRHQQQQQQNHQRSHSISPQRRAPVRRGSGGAGFETVSAWKKGSASFRHSSPLQRESRSSSSDAASTTTAAAANAVKDEDNREPWAVRFTDKQYLNILQSMGQSVHILDLRGRLIYWNRSAERLYGFSAEEALGHDAVELLVDPRDVPIANNIIQRVSMGENWTGQFPVKNKMGERFTIVATNTPFSDDDGTLIGIICVSSDTRPFLETKVPIVGSNNSEADSSFNRRRISVTSKLGLDSQQPLQAAIASKISNLASKVSTKVKSKIRPGDSSLDHEGGSGDSHLSDHGYSDAEPREDANSSGASTPRGDIQISYFGAFSHAEDKSTIKPSKDSGDEGEGKPIHKILSSRAEAWMGKKGLSWPWKGNEREGSDIRTPRFMWPWLQNDQESETIQQRIPSSGSKPEIQPNESNRPTNNEASGSWSSSVNVNSTSSASSCGSTSSSAVNKVDMEIDCLDYEILWEDLKIGEQIGQGSCGTVYHALWYGSDVAVKVFSKQEYSEDVIDAFRQEVSLMKRLRHPNVLLFMGAVTSPQRLCIVTEFLPRGSLFRLLQRNTTKLDWRRRVHMALDIVRGMNYLHHFNPPIIHRDLKSSNLLVDKNWTVKVGDFGLSRLKHATYLTTKTGRGTPQWMAPEVLRNEPSDEKSDIYSFGVIMWELATEKIPWDNLNSMQVIGAVGFMNQRLEIPKDVDPQWSSIIESCWCSDPQSRPTFQELLEKLRDLQRQYTIQFQAARSAAGDATQKEVL, encoded by the exons ATGGAAACTCCACCTGCGGAAGAGCTGCTTAAGAAGATCCAAGAGCTTGAAGCAGGTCAAGCTCACCTTAGGGAGGAGATGACGAAGCTTAAGGTTACTAGTGATCCAAAATCGGACCAACACTTACAATACCGGCACCAGCAGCAGCAACAGCAGAATCACCAGCGGTCTCATTCTATATCGCCGCAGAGAAGGGCGCCTGTGAGGAGAGGAAGTGGTGGAGCGGGTTTTGAGACGGTTTCTGCTTGGAAGAAAGGTTCGGCGTCGTTTAGGCATTCTTCGCCTTTGCAAAGAGAGAGTCGGAGTTCGAGTAGTGATGCTGCTAGTACTACTACTGCTGCTGCTGCAAATGCTGTTAAAGATGAAGATAACCGTGAGCCATGGGCTGTGAGGTTTACTGATAAGCAGTATTTGAATATATTGCAGTCTATGGGACAATCTGTTCATATTCTCGATCTTCGCGGCCGTCTCATTTATTG GAACCGATCGGCTGAGAGACTTTATGGATTCTCTGCTGAGGAAGCACTTGGCCATGATGCAGTTGAGCTTCTTGTAGATCCTCGTGATGTTCCGATAGCAAATAATATAATTCAACGTGTCTCTATGGGTGAGAATTGGACAGGTCAGTTTCCAGTGAAGAACAAGATGGGAGAGAGGTTTACAATTGTTGCAACCAATACTCCATTTTCAGATGATGATGGTACTTTGATTGGGATTATTTGTGTATCAAGTGATACGCGGCCATTTCTTGAAACGAAGGTACCGATTGTTGGTTCAAACAATTCAGAAGCGGATTCAAGCTTTAATCGGAGAAGAATTAGTGTCACATCAAAGCTTGGCCTTGATTCTCAGCAGCCTTTGCAAGCAGCAATTGCATCTAAGATATCAAATTTG GCATCAAAGGTAAGTACCAAAGTGAAATCGAAAATTCGGCCTGGAGATAGCAGTCTGGATCATGAAGGTGGGAGTGGTGATAGTCATCTTTCTGATCATGGCTACTCAGATGCAGAACCTAGGGAGGATGCAAACTCCAGTGGAGCTAGCACACCTAGAGGTGATATCCAGATATCTTACTTTGGTGCATTTTCTCATGCTGAAGACAAGTCCACAATAAAACCTTCCAAAGATTCTGGTGATGAGGGTGAAGGAAAACCAATTCACAAGATCCTTTCGTCTAGGGCTGAGGCTTGGATGGGTAAGAAAGGCTTGTCATGGCCCTGGAAAGGGAATGAAAGGGAAGGGTCAGACATACGGACACCTCGTTTTATGTGGCCTTGGTTGCAAAATGATCAAGAGAGTGAAACCATTCAACAGCGGATTCCCTCTTCTGGTTCGAAACCTGAGATTCAGCCTAACGAGAGTAATCGGCCTACCAATAATGAGGCCTCTGGATCCTGGTCTTCCTCAGTTAATGTTAACAGCACGAGTAGTGCCAGCAGCTGTGGAAGTACCAGCAGTAGCGCTGTTAACAAGGTGGACATGGAGATTGACTGCTTGGATTATGAAATATTGTGGGAGGATTTGAAAATTGGCGAGCAAATCGGGCAAG GTTCTTGCGGGACTGTATACCATGCGCTGTGGTATGGATCA GATGTTGCTGTCAAGGTATTCTCCAAGCAAGAATATTCAGAGGATGTCATTGATGCTTTTAGACAAGAG GTATCTCTGATGAAAAGACTTCGGCATCCAAATGTATTACTTTTCATGGGTGCGGTCACTTCACCTCAGCGTCTCTGCATTGTTACAGAGTTCCTTCCCCG TGGAAGTTTATTCCGGTTACTCCAGAGGAACACAACAAAATTGGATTGGAGACGGCGGGTGCATATGGCATTGGATATA GTACGGGGTATGAATTATCTTCATCATTTCAATCCACCTATTATCCACCGTGATTTAAAGTCTTCAAATCTTCTGGTTGACAAGAACTGGACCGTAAAG GTTGGTGATTTTGGTCTATCGCGGCTCAAACATGCAACTTACTTGACAACTAAGACTGGAAGGGGAACG CCCCAATGGATGGCGCCAGAGGTTCTACGTAATGAACCATCAGATGAAAa GTCTGATATATACAGCTTTGGAGTGATTATGTGGGAGCTTGCCACCGAGAAGATCCCATGGGATAATCTTAACTCAATGCAG GTGATCGGAGCTGTCGGGTTTATGAATCAACGGTTAGAAATTCCAAAAGATGTTGATCCACAGTGGTCTTCTATAATTGAAAGTTGCTGGTGCAG CGATCCTCAGAGCCGTCCAACATTCCAGGAACTGTTGGAAAAACTCAGAGATCTTCAAAGACAATACACAATTCAATTCCAAGCAGCCCGTTCTGCAGCTGGAGATGCCACACAAAAGGAAGTATTATAG